A window from Citrus sinensis cultivar Valencia sweet orange chromosome 3, DVS_A1.0, whole genome shotgun sequence encodes these proteins:
- the LOC102621782 gene encoding polygalacturonase-like yields MSTSTSLPISSLTFLLILFFSSSLAIPLSYNVLSFGARPDGRTDSAKSFLAAWAKACGSAEASTIYVPPGRYLLHNAVFQGQCKNNDITIRIDGTLVAPADYHVIGNAENWILFEHVNGVSINGGVLDGQGAGLWACKKSDNSNCPSGATTLRFTNSNNVVINGLASVDSQKFHIVINGCNHVKVQGVKVSASGDSPNTDGIHVQSSSGVTILDSKIGTGDDCVSVGPGTTNLWIENVACGPGHGISIGSLGKEQQEAGVQNVTVTAVTFTGTKNGVRIKSWGRPSNGFARNILFQHALMNNVDNPIIIDQNYCPDNNNCPGQASGVKISDVIYQDIHGTSATEVGVKLDCSSKNPCSGISLEDVKLIYKHQPAEASCANADGSASGFILPNSCLKT; encoded by the exons ATGTCAACATCAACGTCTTTGCCTATTAGTTCTTTAACATTTCTTTTGATTCTCTTCTTTAGTTCATCTTTAGCAATTCCCTTGAGTTACAATGTGCTGAGCTTTGGAGCCAGACCCGATGGCCGGACTGACTCAGCAAAATCCTTTCTTGCTGCATGGGCTAAAGCCTGTGGCTCGGCGGAGGCCTCAACCATTTACGTGCCACCGGGGAGGTACTTACTACACAATGCTGTGTTTCAGGGCCAATGCAAGAACAATGATATTACCATACGTATTGACGGGACTCTGGTGGCTCCAGCTGATTATCATGTTATTGGAAATGCCGAAAACTGGATTTTATTTGAGCATGTTAATGGGGTTTCTATTAATGGCGGCGTTCTTGATGGCCAAGGTGCTGGCTTGTGGGCTTGTAAAAAGTCAGACAATAGTAATTGCCCCAGTGGCGCTACG ACACTTCGCTTTACCAACTCAAACAACGTTGTGATTAACGGATTAGCATCCGTAGATAGCCAGAAATTTCATATTGTCATCAACGGATGCAACCATGTGAAAGTACAAGGGGTCAAAGTTTCGGCCTCCGGTGACAGCCCCAACACCGATGGCATTCACGTTCAATCATCAAGTGGTGTCACAATTTTGGACTCAAAAATTGGGACTGGTGATGATTGTGTATCAGTTGGCCCAGGCACCACCAATTTATGGATTGAGAATGTCGCTTGTGGCCCTGGCCATGGTATtag CATTGGCAGCTTAGGCAAAGAGCAACAAGAGGCTGGAGTGCAAAATGTGACAGTAACAGCTGTGACATTTACAGGCACTAAAAATGGAGTGAGGATTAAGTCCTGGGGGAGACCAAGCAATGGATTTGCCAGGAACATTCTTTTCCAACACGCTCTTATGAACAATGTCGATAATCCAATCATAATTGATCAAAATTACTGCCCTGACAACAACAATTGCCCTGGACAG GCTTCAGGGGTTAAAATCAGTGATGTTATATATCAAGATATTCATGGAACTTCGGCAACGGAAGTTGGAGTAAAGCTCGACTGCAGTTCGAAGAATCCATGCAGTGGAATTAGCTTGGAGGATGTGAAGCTCATTTACAAGCATCAACCAGCTGAAGCTTCCTGTGCCAACGCTGATGGATCGGCCTCTGGATTTATTCTGCCAAATAGTTGCTTGAAGACTTGA